Below is a window of Mycobacterium dioxanotrophicus DNA.
GGCGGTGGGTGCCCAGGTCAAGCGCAGGGCGCTGAGTGCTTCGCGGTGTTGCAACTCCATCAGGACTCGATCGCGATCAGGTGCTTGTGCTGATCGCCGATGGTCACGGCGGCGGTGCGGTCGGCGGGGGTGAGCACCTTTTGGTTCTCCTCCGGGATCAGGCTGACGCCGGGTTGTTGGTAGAGGCTGATCAGCGCGGCGTCGACGGTCGCGCGGGCCACGTCGGGAACCTCTTCGCGCAGCCGCAGCAGGCTGACCCAGCCGCCGGGCCGAGCGGCCAGCCGCGTGTATGCCGCGCGCAGCCGGTCCTCCGTGCCGTCGGCGCCGTCGGGCACCCCGGCTGCGGCCTCGTCAGGCGGCAGGAACACCTCGGCGGGCACCAGGTCGGCGTGGTCGAAGTAGCGCCGCAGGGCGCGCAGCAGGGTGTAGAGGGCGCGGCCCTGGCCCAGCGATCGGGGCGGAGTGTCGGCGCCGAACAGCTCCCGGGCCACCGCCCAGCCCGCGTCGGTCAGCTCGTGCACCAGGGGCCGTCCGGCGGTGGTCTCGATCAGGCCGAGACGGTTGAGCCGGTCGCGGGCCGGCTTGTCGAGTTTCGGGCCGAGCCGTTCCAGTTCCGGGTTGGCTACCGGCCGGGACTCGGCCATCAGCACCAGCAGAACTGCCTGCTCGGTGCCGGTCAGCTCGTCGGGGCTCACACTCACCGGGGGTGTCACCTTCCTGCCGGGATCGGCTCGCGCCGGGGCCCGGGCCCGCGCGGATCACCGCGCCGTGCGCCGAGTTCGGGCCCAGCCGTCGAAATGGTCTCGGGGACCAGTTAACCGGATGCCAGTGACCGCTGGGGATCGGCCAGGTGTTGCGGGTCGACCTGGGCCCGTGACCGGATCAGGGTCTTGATGTCGTCGAGCACGTCCCACACGTTGACGTTCATGCCTGCCAGCACCTGGTTCTCCGCCGACAGCCAGAAGGCGACGAACTCGAGCTTGGCGACGTCGCCACGGAACACCACCTGGTGGTACTCGGGGGCGTGGCCGACGTATTCCATGCCGAGGTTGTACTGATCGGTGAAGAAATACGGCAGTTCGGTGTATTCGGCAGGCTTGCCGAGCATGCCCGCCACCGCGGTCGCGGGTTGCTTGAGGGCGTTGGCCCAGTGTTCGGTCCGGATGCGGGCGTCCAGCAGGGGATGCTGGGCGGCGGCGATGTCGCCGACGGCATAGATGTCGGGATCGCTGGTGCGCAGCGCCGCGTCGACCTGCACGCCGCCGTCGGTGATCGTCAGCCCCGCTTGCTCGGCCAGCGTGATGTTGGGCGCGGCGCCGACCGCCACCAACACCGCATCGGCCGCCACGGTCGACCCGTCACCCAGCCGCAGACCGGTCGCGCGCCCGTCGGACACGGTGATCTCCTGCACCGATTCGTTCAGCCGCAGGTCGACACCGTGATCGCGGTGCAGCTGCGCGAAGATCTCGCCGACTTCGGGGCCGAGGGAACCCAGCAGCGGCAGCCGGGCCGATTCGACGACGGTGACGTTGACGCCGCGTTCGCGAGCACCCGCGGCGACCTCAAGGCCGATCCAGCCTGCGCCGACGATGGCCAGCGACGCGCCCTCGGTCAGGATGTCGCGCAACGCCACGGCGTTGTCGATGGTGCGCAGGTAGTGCACGCCGTCGGCATCGCTGCCGGGAATCGGTGGCCGCCGCGCCGCCGATCCGGTGGCCAGCAGCAGCTTGTCGTAGGCGACGGTGCTGTCGTCGGGCAGGGTGACGGTGTGGTCGGCGGGATTGATGGCGGTGATCGTGGTGCCCGGTCTCAGATCGATGTTGTGGTCGCGGTACCAGTCGCCGTCGTGGACGGTGAAATCGGGGAGGGCCTTTTTGCCCGCCAGGAATTCCTTGGACAGCGGCGGGCGCTCGTAGGGCAGCTGGTCCTCGGCGGCGAACAGGGTGATATGCCCGCCAAAGTCGTTGTCCCGCAGCGCTTCAGCGGCTTTGGCCGCGGCCAGGCCGCCCCCGACGATCACGAACGTGGATGACTGTGACGCAGACTGAGTCATGCCTACTCAGCGTACTCGTGCCGCGAGTAACCGCCTGAGGGTTCGGGCATTGCGCACGGCATGACCACCGAGGTCGTTGTTGAAATACACGACGACGCGGTGGCCCTCGGTCTCCCACGTGCGGATCCTCTCGGCCCATTGCCGCAGTTCGTCGTCCGGATAGGAGCCGGCGTACATCATGGTGTCGGCGGGCCCGTGGAGCCGGACGTAGACCAGGTGACTGGTGGCGCGTGGTTCGCACCGCAATCCCGGCCCGCTCATCACGACGTACGCCGCGCCGAACCGCTCAAGCAGTGCGTAGACCGCGGGTTCATGCCAGGACGGGTGTCGTAGTTCCATCGCAGCGGGGATGCGCGGGGGCAGCTGTGAGAGGAATCCGGCGAGCAGCTCGTCGTCACGTTCGAGTGCTGGATGGGTTTGGACCAACAGGGCTTCCGCGCGGTCGCCGAGCGCGGTCCAACAGCGGTCGAACCGCTCGATCCACGGTTCGGGGGAGCGCAGCCGCCGGAAGTGGGTCAGGCCCCGATGTGCTTTGACCGACATGGTGAATCCGACGGGTAGCCGCCGGTTCCATCCGGCGAACGTGGTGTCGCGGGGCCAGCGGTAGAAGCTGGCGTTGAGTTCGACCGTGTCGAATTCCTCGGTGTAGCGGGCCAGCCGGGCCGCCACCGGTGTCCCGGTCGGGTACAGCACGTCGGTCCAGTGGTCGTACGACCAGCCCGACGTGCCGATCCGGATCATGGCCACCCCTGCTCCTCGCGTCCGCAGCCTCCACGTTAGTCACGGGACGTCGGTGTACTGCGGAGCGAACGTGTCGCCCGAGAACGTGAAACCTTTGCCCGTCAGCTCCCGCACGCACGACACGCCG
It encodes the following:
- a CDS encoding NAD(P)/FAD-dependent oxidoreductase, with amino-acid sequence MTQSASQSSTFVIVGGGLAAAKAAEALRDNDFGGHITLFAAEDQLPYERPPLSKEFLAGKKALPDFTVHDGDWYRDHNIDLRPGTTITAINPADHTVTLPDDSTVAYDKLLLATGSAARRPPIPGSDADGVHYLRTIDNAVALRDILTEGASLAIVGAGWIGLEVAAGARERGVNVTVVESARLPLLGSLGPEVGEIFAQLHRDHGVDLRLNESVQEITVSDGRATGLRLGDGSTVAADAVLVAVGAAPNITLAEQAGLTITDGGVQVDAALRTSDPDIYAVGDIAAAQHPLLDARIRTEHWANALKQPATAVAGMLGKPAEYTELPYFFTDQYNLGMEYVGHAPEYHQVVFRGDVAKLEFVAFWLSAENQVLAGMNVNVWDVLDDIKTLIRSRAQVDPQHLADPQRSLASG
- a CDS encoding DUF72 domain-containing protein, which codes for MIRIGTSGWSYDHWTDVLYPTGTPVAARLARYTEEFDTVELNASFYRWPRDTTFAGWNRRLPVGFTMSVKAHRGLTHFRRLRSPEPWIERFDRCWTALGDRAEALLVQTHPALERDDELLAGFLSQLPPRIPAAMELRHPSWHEPAVYALLERFGAAYVVMSGPGLRCEPRATSHLVYVRLHGPADTMMYAGSYPDDELRQWAERIRTWETEGHRVVVYFNNDLGGHAVRNARTLRRLLAARVR